A stretch of the Rosa rugosa chromosome 5, drRosRugo1.1, whole genome shotgun sequence genome encodes the following:
- the LOC133712799 gene encoding putative NAC domain-containing protein 94 codes for MDQERSSSCDMSAADQDKIDEVMLPGFRFHPTDEELVGFYLKRKIQQRPLSIELIKQLDIYKFDPWDLPKLAASGEKEWYFYCPRDRKYRNSTRPNRVTGAGFWKATGTDRPIYSSEGNSNKCIGLKKSLVFYKGRAAKGVKTDWMMHEFRLPSLTDSSVLPPKRSFMDKIAIPANDSWAICRIFKKTNSSAHQRAISHHSWVSQTLPEPNTFQDHVLGSSRLGAQTTSTTHYSGNNIDTQQISTSTTTSTLSPGDYYANNSYKTLHPSIACNLKPYHQYFPISNAGEYFNPNFTFSPLESPAAKCSVDVSSLLLNMSSSVLGDFGTKRASAESSTTFDFSSTTGSQEQQCNNGFSSLTTLPHHDVMQGNQLGVVGSHDHSIDALMKNITNHVNSNAIETDDHGHWESSLRSSIGFPFMSSLPVIPLNIGGGDAWKSNLTWDSSPCPSEMSTTRCYS; via the exons ATGGATCAGGAGAGAAGTAGCAGCTGTGATATGAGTGCAGCAGATCAAGACAAAATTGATGAAGTGATGCTGCCAGGGTTTCGTTTTCACCCAACAGATGAGGAGCTTGTTGGGTTTTATCTCAAGAGGAAGATCCAGCAACGCCCTCTCTCGATCGAGCTCATCAAGCAACTTGACATCTATAAATTCGATCCATGGGATCTTCCAA AGTTGGCAGCTAGTGGGGAGAAGGAGTGGTATTTCTACTGCCCGAGGGACAGAAAATACAGAAACAGCACGAGGCCTAACCGGGTCACCGGAGCCGGGTTCTGGAAAGCCACGGGTACCGACCGGCCCATTTACTCGTCGGAAGGTAACTCCAACAAATGTATTGGGTTGAAGAAGTCCCTTGTTTTTTACAAAGGTAGAGCTGCCAAAGGGGTCAAAACCGACTGGATGATGCATGAGTTTCGCTTACCTTCTCTCACCGACTCCTCAGTACTCCCACCAAAGAGATCGTTCATGGACAAAATTGCCATTCCCGCAAAT GACTCATGGGCAATATGCAGGATATTCAAGAAAACAAATTCTAGTGCCCATCAAAGAGCCATTTCTCATCATTCTTGGGTGTCTCAGACCTTGCCTGAACCAAACACATTTCAAGATCATGTGTTAGGCAGCTCCAGATTAGGTGCACAAACCACTAGCACTACTCATTACAGTGGTAACAATATTGACACACAACAGATCTCAACTTCCACCACAACCAGTACTCTTTCCCCAGGAGATTATTATGCTAATAATTCCTACAAAACCTTACACCCATCAATCGCTTGCAATCTTAAACCCTATCATCAGTACTTCCCCATTTCCAACGCCGGAGAGTACTTTAACCCTAATTTCACATTTTCACCTCTGGAGAGTCCGGCAGCCAAATGTTCCGTGGATGTTTCGTCCTTGTTGTTAAACATGTCATCATCGGTCCTTGGAGATTTCGGAACCAAGCGGGCCTCGGCTGAGAGTAGTACTACTTTCGACTTTAGCAGTACTACTGGTTCTCAGGAGCAACAGTGTAATAATGGCTTCTCCTCCTTGACGACATTACCACACCATGACGTGATGCAAGGGAACCAGCTTGGCGTTGTTGGGAGTCATGATCACAGCATCGATGCGTTGATGAAGAATATAACGAATCATGTGAACTCAAACGCGATAGAAACAGATGATCATGGACACTGGGAGAGTAGTCTGCGATCATCGATTGGATTTCCTTTCATGAGTAGTTTACCAGTAATACCTTTGAATATAGGAGGTGGGGATGCATGGAAGTCCAACTTGACGTGGGACTCTTCACCATGTCCGAGTGAAATGTCCACTACCAGATGCTATTCttag